The following is a genomic window from Candidatus Lernaella stagnicola.
TTTGCGGCGAAAAAGAAAAGCCAGGAGCATCATGGCCGCCACGAGCACGGCCGTGTTGGTCATGGCAAAGGAAAGGTGGCGCAATCCGAAGACGGCCACGAGCGGCAACGAGAAGTAGTTGATCGCCGGGGAAATAAACACATTGCGGAACTGGTTGGTCTGTATGTGTATGTCGCGCAACCACGGCAGGTTGTCCGCCGCGGTTTGCAGACCGAGCGGGTATTGGACGGCCTCGTCGACGCCATAGAAAGGATTGTCGAACACGTGAAACCAGAGCAGATTGACCGGCACCGGCAACACCAACAGCGCCAACACGAGCGCCGTGCGCCAAACGCCGTTTGAGGCGACGATCGATTGCTTGGCTCCGGGCACGGTTTTCGTTTCCTCGCTGCTGGCCAAATGGGCTCTCCGACATTGGGTAGTGGGCTGAACGTTGCGATTCTAAGCAAAACCGCGCTCGTCAACAACGTGTCGTATTGATTTTGAGACTGTGGGCCTTCTCAGATTTGTCGTAGCGGTTGACGCACGGTGAATTCGGCCCACTTGCCAAGCTCGGAAGCGGCGGTGATGCGGCCGCCGTGCGCCTGCACGATGCGCCACACGGTGTACAGGCCCACGCCGGTCCCTTTTTGCTTTTTCAATTCCGGAGCATCGAGGCGGGAAAACTTGCGAAACAATTTCGCCTTGTCGGCGTCGGTGAAGCCGGGACCCTCGTTGCGCACGGCGACGCGCAGCGTCTCGGATTCCGCCGTCACGGTCACATCCACCGCGCCGCCCTCGTAGCCGTATTTGACCGCGTTGCCGAGCAAGTTCACCAGCACGATTTGCATCTGCCGCGCGTCGAGTTCCACTGGCGGTAGATCTTGGGATACATGCCGGCGTAGCTGCATTTTCTTCTCGAGAAGTTGCGGCGAAACGAGATCAATCGCGGGCTCCAGCAAGTCTCGCGCAAACGCCTTGTTCTCGGAAAAAGTCGGCGTCAATTCGCCGGTCTCGATGCTCGCCAAATTCAAATACTCGCCGACGAGGCTCAACAAATACTCGCCCTTGCGCTTGATGCGATCCAGCGTGTCCCGCTGCAGGTCACTCACTTCACCCTGGTATCCCCCCGTGATCAGACCGGCCAGCGAAAGAATCGACGCGACGGGGCTTTTCAACTCGTGGACCACGAAGCCGAGCATCTCCATGTACGCGTCGTTGGCGGCTTTGAGTTGCTCGAAGCGATACGCTTTGTCGATGGCGCGACTCATACGGCTGACGATCGCCGTGTGCAGTTCGATGTGGCGAACCGTGAACGCGTGCGGCTGACGCGAACTGTAGAACAGGACGCCGACGACGCGCCCGTCGACCAGCAAAGGGCACGCGAGACTAGATCGAATGCCTTCTTTCACTACCAACCGGGTTGAGCGACTGTCGGGACGCCCCACCAGGTATTCTTCGAGGTCGTTGATCAATCGCGGCTGGCCCGCGGCGATCACGGTTTCGAGCGAACTATCGCGCAAATCTTCGGAATAGCCCGCAGCCAGCAAAACGGGCTCGTAATCCGCCAGTGTGAAATAGCTTCGTAGACGTTGATTTTCTTCCTCGACGAAGGCGATGCTC
Proteins encoded in this region:
- a CDS encoding GAF domain-containing sensor histidine kinase, encoding MPELETKGPHGDVFHAALEEIKEQISDADTLKDTLRFLFRKTREFLPIDRMSIAFVEEENQRLRSYFTLADYEPVLLAAGYSEDLRDSSLETVIAAGQPRLINDLEEYLVGRPDSRSTRLVVKEGIRSSLACPLLVDGRVVGVLFYSSRQPHAFTVRHIELHTAIVSRMSRAIDKAYRFEQLKAANDAYMEMLGFVVHELKSPVASILSLAGLITGGYQGEVSDLQRDTLDRIKRKGEYLLSLVGEYLNLASIETGELTPTFSENKAFARDLLEPAIDLVSPQLLEKKMQLRRHVSQDLPPVELDARQMQIVLVNLLGNAVKYGYEGGAVDVTVTAESETLRVAVRNEGPGFTDADKAKLFRKFSRLDAPELKKQKGTGVGLYTVWRIVQAHGGRITAASELGKWAEFTVRQPLRQI